From one Rosa rugosa chromosome 4, drRosRugo1.1, whole genome shotgun sequence genomic stretch:
- the LOC133745136 gene encoding transcription factor TCP18, which translates to MFSYSSNAISTGTTGNYYEPAVPFPHDQSFLIHSRPFLNSTTNPNCNSASVISNSKQDQDLQEDPHHHIHPPLSFFYFPSPFEDDDVLLHQHHHHHHHDLSSLHENTLFAHHHHHQTGTPLTATMVEGDSNKDDQVVIGKEGEQQQQQQKQIPMTRRSCKKDRHSKISTARGLRDRRMRLSLDVARKFFGLQDVLGFDKASKTVEWLLNQAGAEIKKVTREMNGQNENQSSSTTTAAGAGARARTTSSISECEVVSGTDEVATDDIIDKVSRTSSSSCAKNRIRRTVRQPKKSALFNPLAKASREMARARARERTREKMGRQSKPCGDVDQAKKMKPDLSQLSSWSTFETGEESGATQSHNNNINNHSPLEALAEVEEPISSFQAAATTVVVHRHIHQDLIEIDGHDAAANLVTMGKWSPSSTFNSLQNTSGSISQEQHQFADFQFYGKPWEVYNSSTHNLF; encoded by the exons ATGTTTTCGTATAGCTCAAACGCTATTAGCACCGGTACTACTGGCAATTACTACGAACCTGCCGTGCCTTTTCCTCATGACCAATCCTTTTTGATCCACAGTAGGCCTTTTCTTAATTCTACTACCAATCCAAATTGCAATTCCGCTTCAGTTATTTCCAATTCCAAACAAGATCAAGATCTACAAGAAGACCctcatcatcatattcatcCTCCTTTGTCTTTCTTCTACTTCCCCTCTCCCTTTGAAGACGACGATGTTTTACTccaccaacaccaccaccaccaccaccatgacCTGTCGTCGCTTCATGAAAATACCTTATTtgcccatcatcatcatcatcagaccGGTACTCCTCTCACTGCTACAATGGTGGAGGGGGATTCTAACAAAGATGATCAGGTGGTGATCGGTAAGGAAGGtgagcaacaacaacaacaacagaaaCAGATCCCGATGACGAGAAGATCTTGCAAGAAGGACCGGCACAGCAAGATTAGCACCGCCCGAGGACTGAGGGACCGGAGAATGAGATTGTCCCTCGATGTTGCCAGAAAGTTCTTTGGTTTGCAAGACGTGCTCGGCTTTGACAAGGCCAGCAAGACGGTGGAGTGGTTGCTCAATCAGGCAGGAGCTGAAATCAAGAAAGTAACAAGAGAAATGAACGGTCAGAACGAAAACCAAAGCTCTAGCACTACTACCGCCGCAGGAGCAGGTGCCAGAGCCAGAACCACATCTTCCATATCCGAGTGTGAAGTTGTGTCCGGTACAGATGAGGTCGCGACTGATGATATTATTGATAAGGTAAGCCGgacatcctcttcttcttgtgCCAAAAATCGGATCAGAAGGACTGTCAGGCAACCAAAGAAGAGTGCATTGTTTAACCCTCTTGCAAAGGCGTCGAGGGAAATGGCAAGAGCTAGAGCAAGAGAAAGAACTAGAGAAAAGATGGGGAGACAGTCAAAGCCATGTGGTGATGTTGATCAGGCAAAGAAGATGAAGCCGGACCTGAGCCAATTAAGTTCATGGAGTACATTTGAAACCGGAGAAGAATCTGGAGCTACTCAAagccacaacaacaacatcaacaATCATTCTCCATTGGAAGCACTTGCTGAGGTTGAAGAGCCAATAAGCAGCTTCCAAGCAGCTGCGACTACGGTAGTAGTTCATCGTCATATTCATCAAGACTTGATTGAAATTGATGGTCATGATGCTGCAGCTAACTTGGTGACAATGGGAAAGTGGAGCCCCTCTTCCACTTTCAATTCTCTTCAAAATACTTCTGGATCAATTTCACAAGAG CAACATCAGTTTGCAGACTTTCAATTCTACGGAAAACCATGGGAGGTCTACAACAGTAGTACTCATAACCTTTTTTAA